In Novipirellula galeiformis, one DNA window encodes the following:
- a CDS encoding site-2 protease family protein produces MSSDANSPSMPTVILDPEVTFVAREIGGHTSYMSHHEATGKFFQLGPEEYRVASLLDGVRDVPELFETLRSEGIEWSTEELAKFIAQLIKANLAVIKHGPPRCDASSLAAATTSSEIEDRASHWLEVPEPISDADTPPQSPPPLGAFATLLRYLPLMISQRIPLVRGDRIATVLERYLGRAFDASGIAVWMLLVASSLCLVYGHADSFASELRQMFDPALWPILLLVWIVAKLIHEAGHAIAAKHHGVRVGQVGIMFFLLAPLAYVDVTDAWKLRRRFQRVQIALGGVYFELAVASLAAWAWWFLPDGYSKHLAAQIFLIAGPATLLVNANPLLRLDGYYVLSDLTEIPNLRMHGRRQLGAWLQNIFFGIPQPRPWLVGWRVWFASLHAGCSIVFQMVWMGGLVLGVAMWARGLGILLAIAGVLMWFVIPTIRWTWKIWMLHPAERFGLNHYRRRLLFFASLLVCVFQQLGTVSSPFDRRVAVVVRFQDEQVARSPSDAFVESVFVQRSQFVEQGTLLMRLSDPELRIKRDQKADDLEIAELQSIQFRRQGELAKSAAYRENANALRRQVAELDHQISQLTVVALRSGYVLGSNVDSLPGRFVPAGYELLRVSDPHEMELLAVVAEHDVDAYEQVHKRGDSSRVRLRGGQTIHAKPASLRSRAYRTVMHPALAATAGGPLAVEPALDGSGEMRLVQPYLESVTKLDPITSTEVRAGQLGTMTIRDNRPLLSRIYNAVRTDFEKLGRS; encoded by the coding sequence ATGAGCAGTGACGCGAACTCACCTTCGATGCCGACCGTGATCCTGGATCCCGAGGTGACCTTCGTTGCGCGCGAGATCGGTGGACACACCAGCTACATGTCGCACCACGAAGCCACAGGCAAATTTTTTCAGCTTGGTCCCGAAGAATACCGCGTCGCATCTCTGTTGGACGGCGTCCGCGATGTGCCTGAGTTGTTTGAAACGCTGCGCAGCGAAGGGATCGAGTGGTCGACCGAAGAGCTGGCAAAGTTCATCGCCCAATTGATCAAAGCCAATCTGGCGGTGATCAAACATGGCCCACCGCGTTGCGACGCCTCTTCGCTCGCTGCAGCAACGACGTCGAGTGAAATCGAAGATCGTGCGAGCCATTGGCTTGAAGTTCCCGAGCCGATCTCGGACGCGGATACTCCGCCCCAGTCGCCTCCACCACTTGGCGCGTTCGCAACGCTGCTGCGTTATCTACCCTTGATGATTAGCCAACGCATCCCACTCGTTCGCGGTGATCGGATTGCGACCGTTCTAGAGCGTTACCTCGGCCGCGCATTTGATGCCAGCGGAATCGCCGTCTGGATGCTGCTCGTCGCCAGCAGTCTGTGTTTGGTTTACGGTCATGCGGATTCATTTGCCAGCGAACTTCGTCAGATGTTTGATCCTGCGCTGTGGCCGATTCTGTTGTTGGTTTGGATCGTTGCCAAACTGATTCACGAAGCGGGGCATGCCATCGCAGCAAAACATCACGGCGTTCGCGTGGGCCAAGTGGGGATAATGTTTTTCCTACTTGCCCCCTTGGCGTACGTGGACGTCACCGATGCCTGGAAACTGCGTCGACGTTTCCAACGGGTGCAAATCGCATTGGGGGGCGTGTACTTTGAATTAGCGGTGGCCTCGTTGGCGGCTTGGGCGTGGTGGTTTCTGCCCGATGGTTACAGCAAGCATCTCGCAGCACAAATTTTCTTGATCGCGGGCCCCGCTACATTACTGGTGAACGCAAACCCGCTGCTGCGACTCGACGGTTATTATGTGCTTTCGGATCTAACCGAAATTCCCAATCTACGAATGCACGGTCGTCGCCAATTGGGGGCGTGGCTTCAGAATATCTTCTTTGGCATTCCCCAACCGCGACCATGGTTGGTGGGATGGCGAGTTTGGTTTGCGTCGCTGCATGCCGGGTGTAGCATCGTGTTCCAAATGGTTTGGATGGGCGGGCTCGTGCTCGGGGTCGCGATGTGGGCACGCGGTCTGGGGATTTTGTTGGCAATCGCCGGTGTGTTGATGTGGTTCGTGATTCCCACGATCCGCTGGACATGGAAAATATGGATGCTCCATCCCGCTGAACGCTTCGGCCTGAATCACTATCGTCGGCGGTTGTTGTTTTTTGCCAGTTTGCTTGTATGCGTGTTTCAGCAATTGGGAACCGTTTCGTCGCCGTTTGACCGCCGGGTTGCGGTCGTGGTGCGGTTTCAAGACGAGCAAGTTGCACGATCCCCCAGTGATGCGTTTGTCGAATCGGTGTTTGTTCAGCGAAGTCAATTTGTTGAACAAGGTACATTGCTGATGCGGTTGAGCGATCCCGAATTGAGAATCAAACGGGACCAGAAAGCGGACGACCTCGAGATCGCCGAACTACAATCCATTCAATTTCGTCGGCAAGGCGAGTTGGCAAAGTCGGCGGCGTATCGCGAGAACGCAAACGCTCTCCGCCGCCAAGTCGCAGAGCTCGATCATCAGATCTCTCAGCTCACGGTTGTCGCGCTGCGTTCGGGATATGTTCTGGGCAGCAATGTCGATTCGTTGCCAGGACGGTTTGTTCCGGCAGGTTACGAATTGTTGCGTGTTTCCGATCCACATGAAATGGAATTGCTCGCGGTGGTAGCCGAACACGACGTGGATGCGTATGAACAAGTGCACAAGCGAGGCGATTCGTCACGTGTGCGACTTCGAGGCGGTCAAACGATCCATGCGAAACCCGCTTCGTTGCGGTCGCGAGCCTATCGAACCGTGATGCATCCCGCATTGGCGGCGACCGCCGGGGGGCCACTGGCCGTCGAACCGGCGCTCGATGGATCCGGCGAAATGCGTTTGGTGCAACCCTACCTTGAGAGCGTCACGAAACTCGATCCAATTACCAGCACCGAGGTACGCGCCGGACAACTCGGGACGATGACGATTCGCGATAATCGGCCGTTGCTTTCGCGAATATACAATGCGGTGCGGACCGATTTTGAAAAACTAGGACGCTCCTAA
- a CDS encoding efflux RND transporter periplasmic adaptor subunit has translation MSIVPQAEAYQTDAMLHVSLSDKTATSGAAAPAPSPLASNPSAEAPRSEPSPASTGQKPPAQLGKLFEIIGAIAAADTRRDAARIMTHELSRRYPDATVRCGIGNTQLKRLYDHRLGWIGPESGPRVVAAQQWSEWLDRKCGVEIDGETMVLCMPQNETDRRCVVWVYPLPEQSVFGEWLRTIIQTLSNVFWSRPNHTAPKAIRKLTRRTLTIAGALSLLMLLLVFWPVHYRVSCRATVLPLQQRLVATPFAATLLATHVKPGQTVKAGEPLGILDGRPLRLERESIAAEIQQASKERDTALATGRIANAQQARLRERQLQRSLDLLSDRLSRLEVVSPIDGVIISGDLSQYVGSPLETGQTMFEISPMQRMAIEIEIPAHEIDFVSADSPTRIRFGAIGGKSIQQDLLDLYPSSEIRDDKNVFIGRIEVENEDNKLRPGMQGNATTYGPVRPWIWSWVRGGLERVLWWVGY, from the coding sequence GTGAGTATCGTACCGCAGGCTGAAGCGTATCAGACCGATGCCATGTTGCATGTCTCGTTGTCGGACAAAACCGCAACATCGGGGGCAGCTGCGCCTGCACCATCGCCACTCGCATCGAATCCATCCGCTGAGGCACCTCGATCCGAACCGAGTCCCGCGTCGACGGGGCAAAAGCCTCCCGCACAACTGGGGAAATTGTTTGAGATTATCGGGGCCATCGCAGCGGCAGATACCCGCCGTGATGCCGCACGAATCATGACCCACGAGCTTTCTCGTCGCTACCCCGACGCGACGGTGCGCTGCGGCATCGGCAACACTCAGCTGAAGCGACTCTATGATCATCGGCTGGGGTGGATTGGACCGGAAAGCGGACCACGAGTCGTCGCGGCGCAGCAATGGAGCGAGTGGTTGGATCGGAAGTGTGGCGTTGAAATCGATGGGGAAACGATGGTCTTGTGCATGCCACAGAACGAGACCGATCGCCGATGTGTGGTGTGGGTTTATCCGTTGCCGGAGCAATCGGTCTTTGGCGAGTGGTTGCGAACCATCATTCAAACCTTGAGCAACGTCTTTTGGAGTCGTCCCAATCACACCGCCCCCAAAGCCATTCGTAAACTAACGCGGCGGACGCTAACGATTGCCGGGGCCCTTTCATTGCTGATGTTGTTGTTGGTGTTTTGGCCGGTTCACTATCGCGTGAGCTGTCGCGCGACCGTGCTGCCGCTGCAACAACGTTTGGTTGCCACTCCTTTTGCTGCAACCTTGTTGGCAACGCATGTGAAGCCGGGGCAAACCGTCAAGGCAGGTGAGCCCCTCGGGATACTCGATGGGCGTCCGTTGCGTTTGGAGCGAGAGTCGATTGCGGCTGAGATTCAACAGGCGTCCAAAGAACGCGACACCGCGTTGGCTACCGGACGCATCGCCAATGCACAACAAGCACGCTTGCGGGAACGACAACTACAACGCTCACTGGATTTACTTTCGGATCGCTTGAGTCGGCTGGAAGTGGTCAGCCCGATTGATGGCGTGATCATTAGTGGTGATTTGAGCCAATACGTCGGATCGCCGCTGGAAACGGGGCAAACGATGTTTGAAATCTCGCCCATGCAGCGGATGGCGATCGAGATCGAAATCCCTGCACATGAGATCGATTTTGTCAGTGCGGATTCCCCGACGCGTATCCGTTTTGGTGCAATCGGTGGGAAATCGATCCAACAAGATCTCCTCGATTTGTATCCGTCGTCGGAGATTCGTGACGACAAAAACGTTTTCATCGGTCGAATCGAAGTGGAAAACGAAGACAATAAATTGCGTCCCGGGATGCAAGGGAACGCAACCACCTATGGCCCGGTACGGCCGTGGATCTGGTCTTGGGTCCGAGGCGGACTGGAGCGAGTGTTGTGGTGGGTCGGGTACTAG
- a CDS encoding efflux RND transporter periplasmic adaptor subunit, whose amino-acid sequence MKRSTKSTLAVKSLATKPLAQLVFSATILWGIGVGPVSLNPIASAQTSAFSQQHLLVYDGFTEPEHDIMVAAAEVGLLIAMDVNIGERVEAGQTIGRLDNEIQASAVKLAELQARMKANEQAAAVEADLQRKRLTMVRELAEKKMARPDELRRTEADLEIADAKLLAAQEQTHLRRLELERYQLQLDRRQIVSPVRGVIAELFREPGEYVSPSDPVIARLLVIDRLIAVFNVPAEEITRMQVGTPARIFLRSIGKTIETKIVSIAPNIDGESGTVRVRVELDNADHELRPGDRCTLSISGSSVGAPGRAGDSVSAVKQFAPFSVQEGLTR is encoded by the coding sequence ATGAAACGTTCGACAAAATCCACACTGGCGGTGAAGTCATTGGCAACTAAACCGCTTGCCCAACTCGTGTTTTCGGCCACGATTCTCTGGGGCATCGGAGTCGGTCCCGTTTCGCTGAATCCCATCGCCTCGGCTCAAACGAGTGCCTTTTCCCAGCAACACTTGTTGGTCTATGACGGCTTTACCGAGCCGGAACATGACATCATGGTCGCGGCTGCCGAAGTCGGTTTGTTGATCGCAATGGACGTCAACATCGGTGAACGGGTCGAAGCCGGGCAAACGATTGGACGACTTGATAATGAGATTCAAGCGTCGGCGGTGAAACTGGCCGAGCTTCAAGCTCGCATGAAAGCCAATGAGCAAGCGGCGGCGGTCGAAGCCGATCTGCAACGCAAACGATTGACGATGGTGCGTGAACTCGCGGAAAAGAAGATGGCGCGTCCCGATGAACTGCGTCGTACCGAAGCCGATCTGGAGATTGCCGACGCGAAACTGTTGGCCGCACAAGAGCAAACTCATCTGCGTCGCTTGGAACTAGAACGTTATCAATTGCAATTGGATCGGCGTCAAATTGTATCGCCCGTGCGTGGAGTGATTGCGGAACTCTTCCGTGAACCGGGGGAGTACGTCTCTCCCAGCGATCCGGTGATTGCCCGCCTATTGGTGATCGATCGTTTGATTGCGGTTTTTAACGTCCCGGCCGAAGAGATCACACGCATGCAAGTCGGCACGCCGGCAAGGATCTTTTTGCGCAGCATTGGCAAGACGATCGAGACAAAAATTGTCTCCATTGCCCCCAACATTGATGGGGAAAGCGGGACCGTGCGGGTGCGCGTCGAATTGGACAATGCCGATCACGAACTGCGCCCTGGAGATCGCTGCACGTTAAGTATCTCAGGAAGTTCCGTAGGAGCCCCGGGCCGGGCTGGGGACTCCGTTTCCGCCGTGAAGCAATTCGCTCCCTTCTCGGTGCAGGAGGGGCTGACAAGGTGA
- a CDS encoding TolC family protein, with protein sequence MLAIVALATLAGIAQPLRGDQGDAISPHDAIPHPTTEAENQTDPYQFQWWTAAVANPIMPQPHWVSFDLNTVLLDTLTHSPRIQSVSSRTSVALEKITQQDAAFDSKLLLETKGGLTNDPVGSTLTTGGPNRLKQESLGVSAGVAKTTRSGSVWDLSQELGTLDSNSLFFDPSNQGNSRLSLSLTRPLLARGGQVYTERLLTQARIDAGVSWQEMRRQIEQRIADVMTAYWQLYELRCHFLQQQKLLERGQEIERIIVGRSDFDSSRIELAKVRGRLARRMDQIISAEANVRRQQARLAMLIGRQELMTAENGLEMIPLDPPLAASLQWTLRDAVLKGIENRPEVRAAAKELESAALSIRITRNQLLPELNAVFDAYLAGLTGNNASFRAFGKQFTEGGPGLSVALQYEMPQGNRYARARHREATHWYRQKSEELRETMQVTRAEIETALIDVQTTIAQHQSKRQTVIAASDEETVLTERWMMLGGDGARVGVVLENLLDAQQRRSDAEREWVSTQVNYLVSLVELERAMGNLLVHENISTVRSPGQTRVDTFRTPDANGLPVVTEPTPVLMNASPPVSASPPPSLRSGEIIETMSEPSSTSGKPPSLPRRLKVLLFGNDPVQSGLIEANHKQGTEA encoded by the coding sequence ATGCTAGCTATCGTTGCTTTGGCAACGCTCGCTGGCATTGCGCAGCCATTGCGAGGGGACCAGGGGGACGCGATCTCGCCGCATGACGCGATTCCACATCCTACGACCGAGGCTGAGAATCAAACCGATCCGTATCAGTTTCAGTGGTGGACCGCTGCGGTGGCGAATCCAATCATGCCACAACCGCACTGGGTCTCGTTCGATCTGAACACCGTGTTGCTCGACACGCTCACGCACAGCCCTCGAATTCAAAGTGTTTCGAGTCGAACCAGTGTGGCGTTAGAGAAGATCACTCAGCAAGACGCCGCGTTTGATTCAAAGTTATTGCTTGAAACCAAAGGCGGTTTAACCAACGATCCGGTCGGCAGTACGTTGACGACCGGGGGCCCCAACCGCTTGAAACAAGAATCGCTCGGGGTCAGTGCTGGCGTGGCAAAGACGACGCGTTCGGGATCGGTTTGGGATTTGTCGCAAGAGCTCGGCACGCTTGATAGCAACAGTTTGTTCTTTGATCCCAGCAATCAAGGTAATTCCCGCTTGAGTCTCAGTTTGACTCGTCCGCTGTTAGCACGGGGGGGCCAGGTCTACACGGAACGCTTGTTGACTCAAGCCCGGATTGATGCGGGCGTTTCCTGGCAAGAGATGCGGCGTCAAATCGAACAACGCATTGCCGATGTGATGACGGCGTATTGGCAACTCTACGAACTTCGCTGCCATTTCCTGCAACAACAAAAGTTGTTGGAACGTGGGCAAGAGATTGAGCGAATCATTGTCGGTCGCTCGGACTTTGATTCTAGTCGCATTGAGTTGGCGAAGGTGCGTGGTCGATTGGCACGCCGCATGGATCAAATCATTTCGGCCGAAGCAAACGTGCGGCGTCAACAAGCCAGGCTTGCGATGCTGATTGGCCGCCAGGAATTGATGACAGCGGAAAATGGGTTGGAAATGATTCCGTTAGACCCTCCTTTGGCTGCCTCACTTCAATGGACGCTACGTGATGCGGTGCTAAAAGGTATCGAGAATCGCCCCGAGGTCCGTGCGGCGGCCAAAGAGCTTGAATCGGCGGCATTATCGATACGGATCACCCGCAATCAATTGTTGCCGGAATTGAATGCGGTCTTCGACGCTTACCTTGCCGGGCTGACGGGGAACAACGCCTCCTTTCGCGCTTTTGGAAAGCAATTCACCGAGGGCGGGCCGGGGCTGAGCGTGGCGTTGCAATACGAGATGCCTCAAGGCAATCGCTATGCTCGTGCCCGCCACCGCGAAGCCACCCATTGGTACCGCCAAAAATCGGAAGAGCTTCGCGAGACGATGCAAGTCACTCGCGCGGAAATCGAAACCGCACTGATCGATGTGCAAACCACGATTGCTCAACATCAAAGCAAACGGCAAACCGTGATCGCCGCGAGTGATGAAGAAACCGTCTTGACGGAGCGTTGGATGATGCTGGGCGGGGATGGCGCTCGTGTGGGAGTGGTGCTCGAGAACTTGTTAGACGCTCAACAACGTCGCTCGGATGCCGAGCGTGAATGGGTTTCTACCCAAGTCAACTACTTGGTTTCGCTCGTCGAATTAGAGCGAGCGATGGGAAATCTGTTGGTGCACGAGAACATCAGCACCGTGCGTAGCCCAGGGCAAACACGAGTGGACACCTTTCGAACTCCCGACGCAAACGGATTGCCCGTCGTGACCGAACCCACCCCTGTGTTGATGAACGCATCGCCGCCGGTTTCCGCGTCGCCGCCGCCATCGCTGCGAAGCGGCGAGATCATTGAAACGATGTCCGAGCCGAGTTCAACCTCAGGCAAGCCGCCGTCGTTGCCGCGTCGTTTGAAGGTATTGCTATTCGGTAACGATCCCGTGCAATCGGGTTTGATCGAAGCCAATCATAAACAAGGAACCGAAGCATGA